One genomic window of Halobellus limi includes the following:
- a CDS encoding DUF7266 family protein, translated as MSRRRGLTGWRGVGRESRSDRAVSITVNYVIALSITAVLVSGLLVGAGTYVENERDQVVREELTVVAEQLAAGIGDADRLARTAEDPTVRVGVDLPRRVAGESYRIEIVNLSAPEPQPERYELRLRSAGSGVSVTLTLSTLEAMNETSVNGGWVVVELDTGGTDALKVSDGDPSETLSLSRPGGTRI; from the coding sequence GTGAGCCGGCGTCGTGGACTGACCGGCTGGCGAGGTGTCGGTCGGGAGTCTCGGTCCGATCGCGCCGTCTCGATCACGGTCAACTACGTCATCGCGCTGAGCATCACCGCCGTTCTGGTTTCGGGACTCCTCGTCGGGGCCGGGACGTACGTCGAGAACGAGCGCGATCAGGTGGTTCGCGAGGAACTGACCGTCGTCGCCGAACAGCTCGCCGCCGGCATCGGCGACGCCGACCGCCTCGCCCGGACGGCCGAGGACCCGACCGTCCGAGTCGGCGTCGACCTCCCGCGGCGGGTCGCCGGCGAGTCCTACCGAATCGAAATCGTCAATCTGTCCGCACCCGAACCGCAACCGGAGCGCTACGAACTTCGGCTCCGGTCTGCGGGGTCCGGCGTGAGCGTCACACTTACCCTCTCCACCCTCGAAGCGATGAACGAAACGTCCGTGAACGGCGGCTGGGTCGTCGTCGAACTCGATACCGGGGGGACGGACGCGCTCAAGGTTTCCGACGGCGACCCATCGGAGACGCTGTCGCTGTCGCGGCCGGGGGGAACACGAATATGA
- a CDS encoding DUF7288 family protein yields MDRGQAHTLEAITAAMILVSSLVFALQVTAVTPLTGSTSSQHIENQQAAVAEGVLATAEENGTLVPTLLYWNETAGNWHDATNDGYVRGPPPTRFGDVLEAAFLDRGIAFDLTLYYVDEDGDRQRVPIVDLGTPSDHASTARRLVTLSDGDRLREPDESPSSTALGDASYVVDDSDPEQTLYSVVEVELVVWRM; encoded by the coding sequence ATGGACCGCGGACAGGCCCACACGCTGGAGGCGATCACCGCCGCGATGATCCTCGTCTCCAGTCTCGTCTTCGCCCTGCAGGTGACGGCGGTGACGCCGCTGACCGGCAGCACCTCCAGCCAGCACATCGAGAACCAGCAGGCGGCCGTCGCCGAGGGCGTCCTCGCGACCGCCGAGGAGAACGGGACGCTCGTCCCGACGCTCCTGTACTGGAACGAGACGGCGGGCAACTGGCACGACGCCACGAACGACGGCTACGTCCGCGGCCCGCCGCCGACGCGGTTCGGGGACGTCCTCGAAGCGGCGTTCCTCGACCGGGGGATCGCGTTCGACCTCACGCTGTACTACGTCGACGAGGACGGCGACCGCCAGCGGGTGCCGATCGTCGACCTCGGAACCCCCAGCGATCACGCGTCGACGGCGCGCCGACTCGTCACGCTCTCGGACGGCGACCGGCTGCGCGAACCGGACGAGTCGCCGTCGTCGACGGCGCTCGGGGACGCCTCGTACGTCGTCGACGACAGCGACCCCGAACAGACGCTGTACTCGGTCGTGGAGGTGGAGCTCGTCGTATGGCGGATGTGA
- a CDS encoding DUF7287 family protein, with protein sequence MSRATTAGPSGFRAGRERDGGGNDGSDGDRRAQTTIDFAIGIGLFLLVVAFVVAFVPTIFTPFESAEGPQTADRIGTSLAADRLGDPGEPFVLNRTCTEGFFAQLDGDGPAPSGCQFNTSATTTRALFTLDETRNANVSIRTLDDGDVETLDGTRLSAGPSLPETRSVTSARRVVSIEGEPYQLLVRVW encoded by the coding sequence ATGAGCCGGGCGACGACGGCGGGGCCGTCCGGGTTCCGAGCGGGCCGCGAACGCGACGGCGGCGGCAACGACGGCAGCGACGGCGACCGGCGCGCACAGACGACGATCGACTTCGCGATCGGGATCGGGCTGTTCCTGCTCGTCGTCGCGTTCGTCGTCGCGTTCGTGCCCACGATCTTCACCCCGTTCGAGAGCGCGGAGGGGCCGCAGACGGCCGACCGGATCGGGACGTCGCTGGCGGCGGACCGCCTCGGCGATCCCGGAGAGCCGTTCGTCCTCAATCGAACGTGCACCGAGGGGTTCTTCGCGCAACTGGACGGCGACGGCCCCGCGCCGTCGGGGTGTCAGTTCAACACGAGCGCGACGACGACGAGGGCGCTGTTCACGCTCGATGAGACCCGAAACGCCAACGTCTCGATCCGGACCCTGGACGACGGCGACGTCGAAACGCTCGACGGGACGCGGCTCTCGGCGGGCCCGTCGCTGCCGGAGACGCGCTCTGTCACCTCGGCGCGCCGCGTCGTCTCCATCGAGGGCGAGCCGTACCAACTGCTCGTGAGGGTGTGGTGA
- a CDS encoding type II secretion system F family protein codes for MSLDVGEADGEGLDRSTDALGDAFYPVFQFLFDEDGDFVADVGTKLEQARMPATVELYLSRAIAIGVIAGGLLWLVGSLLAWGIFELGLVSPAAVSIGLPAPDAETARALKSLTVPAVTLVSGVVFGAIGFGVGFGSLVAVPYSKASGRKREINMLLPDAISFMYALSVGGLNQLEILEAMGRADDTYGEVAKEFQSIVRETEYFGTDYRNAIRDQAMTTPSEELSQFLTDMLSIVNSGGDMEQFLDDKKEKHLRTAKQEQETVLETLELFGEMYMTLSLFPLLLIIILVIMSMLGQAQQQLLYATVYGLVPLTGVAFLVLVSTVKQDEPGDGYLQPSNGSDRLRQVNREGLIHMGLIESFVGEFRIFERIRSREGTYKTGQLLRRPHLFFRDHPMYSLLLTVPAAGALLAVAVANGAAPLAWQGMLDNPVWGTFVWWYVPVYVIGVPLAAFHTWNVRSRNAVVGKLSDNLRKLSSANDTGQTLLESVETVASTSSGKLAEEFEVMHAKVNYGMSLRSALVEFNNKYHIPRLARTVKLISKAQEASSQITEVLTTAAQASENQDDIERERKSRTRMQVAIILMTYLTLLGVMAILKTQFLDVMAGLSSQASGGGSELSGQGLSFGGGVDTDVLSVLFFHAVTLQAALSGFISGYIRDADIVSGVKFVVVLQTVALFVWMVVG; via the coding sequence ATGAGCCTGGACGTCGGCGAGGCCGACGGCGAGGGCCTCGACCGGAGCACGGACGCGCTCGGCGACGCGTTCTATCCGGTCTTTCAGTTCCTCTTCGACGAGGACGGCGACTTCGTCGCCGACGTCGGGACGAAACTCGAACAGGCGCGGATGCCGGCGACGGTGGAACTGTACCTCTCGCGGGCGATCGCGATCGGCGTCATCGCCGGGGGCCTCCTCTGGCTCGTCGGGTCGCTCCTCGCGTGGGGGATCTTCGAACTCGGCCTCGTCTCGCCGGCGGCCGTCAGCATCGGCCTGCCCGCCCCGGACGCCGAGACGGCCAGGGCGCTGAAGTCGCTCACCGTCCCGGCGGTCACGCTCGTCTCGGGCGTCGTCTTCGGCGCGATCGGGTTCGGCGTCGGGTTCGGGAGCCTCGTCGCCGTCCCGTACTCGAAGGCCTCGGGTCGGAAGCGCGAGATCAACATGCTGCTTCCGGACGCCATCTCGTTCATGTACGCGCTCTCGGTGGGCGGGCTGAACCAGCTCGAGATCCTGGAGGCGATGGGACGGGCCGACGACACCTACGGCGAGGTGGCCAAGGAGTTCCAGAGCATCGTCCGAGAGACGGAGTACTTCGGGACGGACTACCGAAACGCGATCCGCGATCAGGCGATGACGACGCCCTCCGAGGAACTCTCGCAGTTCCTGACGGACATGCTCTCGATCGTCAACTCCGGCGGCGATATGGAGCAGTTCCTCGACGACAAGAAGGAGAAACACCTCCGGACCGCGAAACAGGAGCAGGAGACGGTCCTCGAAACCCTCGAACTGTTCGGCGAGATGTACATGACGCTGTCTTTGTTCCCGCTGCTTCTCATCATCATCCTCGTCATCATGAGTATGCTCGGGCAGGCCCAACAGCAACTCCTGTACGCGACCGTCTACGGGCTGGTGCCGCTGACGGGCGTGGCCTTCCTCGTGCTCGTCTCGACGGTCAAGCAGGACGAACCCGGCGACGGCTACCTCCAGCCCTCGAACGGCTCCGACCGGCTCCGGCAGGTCAACCGCGAGGGACTGATCCACATGGGCCTGATCGAGAGCTTCGTCGGCGAGTTCCGCATCTTCGAGCGGATCCGCTCGCGGGAGGGGACCTACAAGACGGGCCAACTGCTTCGGCGGCCGCACCTGTTCTTCCGCGATCACCCGATGTACTCGCTCCTGCTGACGGTTCCGGCCGCGGGCGCGCTGCTCGCCGTCGCCGTCGCCAACGGCGCCGCGCCGCTCGCGTGGCAGGGGATGCTCGACAACCCCGTCTGGGGGACGTTCGTCTGGTGGTACGTCCCGGTGTACGTCATCGGCGTCCCGCTCGCGGCGTTTCACACCTGGAACGTCCGCTCGCGGAACGCGGTGGTCGGGAAGCTCTCGGATAACCTCCGGAAGCTCTCCAGCGCGAACGACACCGGGCAGACGCTCTTAGAATCGGTCGAGACCGTGGCGTCGACCTCCTCTGGAAAGCTCGCCGAGGAGTTCGAGGTGATGCACGCGAAGGTGAACTACGGGATGAGCCTCCGCAGCGCGCTCGTGGAGTTCAACAACAAGTACCACATCCCGCGGCTCGCGCGGACGGTCAAGCTCATCTCGAAGGCCCAGGAGGCCTCCAGTCAGATCACCGAGGTGCTGACGACCGCGGCGCAGGCCTCCGAGAACCAAGACGACATCGAGCGCGAACGCAAGTCCCGCACGCGGATGCAGGTGGCGATCATCCTGATGACGTACCTGACGCTGCTCGGCGTGATGGCGATCCTCAAGACGCAGTTCCTCGACGTGATGGCCGGGCTGTCGTCGCAAGCGAGCGGTGGCGGCAGCGAACTCTCCGGGCAGGGACTCAGCTTCGGCGGCGGCGTCGATACCGACGTGCTGTCGGTGCTCTTCTTCCACGCCGTGACGCTGCAGGCGGCGCTGTCGGGGTTCATAAGCGGCTACATCCGCGACGCCGACATCGTCTCGGGAGTGAAGTTCGTCGTCGTGCTGCAGACGGTCGCGCTGTTCGTCTGGATGGTGGTGGGATGA
- a CDS encoding type II/IV secretion system ATPase subunit, with translation MATDDDASGADPDRDGDDALEGEGEGSSSAPEGDTVDRAAGDSDGASGDGAGGLRPTDDADRPEAGSTELSAVEDGADAPESPDRPDAPDGAATDGPEEAASVSPGDAGREAADEPRVAVGEYTWADFLDQYGADGDVETLYGGLDPREYDDDADAESERWDDGVEIPTPTREDWDAVSADPEEYLGFHPVDVGEEVTDAAAEAVRISAEFEAFCDPETTPVVKDVWLWEHYKREYYYEEDGSRPRDAEGEIERFDPAEALGFDPDAIENALARGGQRAEELDEIVDERTVDVDPEFDEDAFFSDERGATTVVNRYDLEKAVPMEKKTHFREVERYWVNEPHSFVIIFHSTKENEKKYYVIEPHQNRIEADLAEFLTGKLRTAIKYDDETIVGDAPDTRRRVIEQQSLELLERYNLYRVPEHPREAGLSVLATRNGDAASEDGFLSQFDLDLDFGGGSDGDGGSPTAGASSKRSLATAARSLGLKEGSLGGRLDGLFASSEPTEPDPSLDGIAARPESAVLAEDPTELNDYQVEKLLYVLRRDFIGYERIDGIKHDVNVEDISCDGYNSPVFVYHSDYEQIISNVYHGEEELDDFVVKLAQRSGKGISKRRPQVDATLPDGSRAQLTLGREVSDHGTNYTIRQFKDVPFTPIDLVNWKTFSLEEMAFLWLCIENDKSLIFAGGTASGKTTSLNAVSLFIPSNSKIVSIEDTREVELPQRNWVASVTRPSFSDDDRGDVDEFDLLEAALRQRPDYIVMGEIRGEEGRTLFQVMSTGHTTYTTFHADSVGEVLKRFTTDPINVSKTMFTALDLVSVQTSTRVQGNKVRRNKSLTEINHYDAENDEINVQDVYQWQAEGDEFLKMGSSNTLEDVRFDRGWSREQLDEELFKRRVVLAYLIDRGLNTYSQVAATLQAFINDQETILALMARDDLERSLEDLREMESVQINVDPEKEEMVPRPSAGEEVRDLCAEILDRAEEELWPEYRDLEDVDVADALLDVESAPDVTAAGGEHPELDALEERTEAPELGDGSETPSLGDGTETPALDEDTDTPALGGESERRDASSGTDTGTDDGLDDVAEGSEEELGIEDLLAEPMDDEPADDESMDDESADDEPADDEPADDEPADDESSDDDGLAGEAEPSGGGDPTAGESGDPAGDAVANGGDPETAADAEHEGGGADAFESDVGDSESDDAAASDADPPFESGEEGRGFGSEGVGSPVDGVDEDGPDEGVEPSEGVDFTDESDPSDAEAADDTDADEAWDFGDVEGIDDDEDVEEDESDGSDRPTGTER, from the coding sequence ATGGCAACCGACGACGACGCGTCGGGCGCCGATCCCGACCGGGACGGCGACGACGCGTTGGAGGGCGAGGGGGAGGGATCCTCGTCGGCTCCCGAGGGGGACACCGTCGATCGGGCCGCCGGAGATTCGGACGGGGCGTCGGGCGACGGGGCTGGGGGGCTCCGACCGACCGACGACGCGGATCGACCGGAGGCGGGATCGACCGAACTGTCCGCAGTCGAGGACGGAGCCGACGCTCCGGAGAGCCCCGACAGACCCGACGCTCCCGACGGAGCGGCTACGGACGGTCCCGAGGAGGCCGCTTCGGTGTCCCCCGGCGATGCCGGGCGCGAAGCGGCCGACGAGCCGCGCGTCGCCGTCGGCGAGTACACCTGGGCGGACTTCCTCGACCAGTACGGCGCCGACGGCGACGTCGAGACGCTCTACGGGGGCCTGGACCCCCGCGAGTACGACGACGACGCGGACGCGGAGAGCGAGCGCTGGGACGACGGCGTCGAGATTCCGACGCCCACCCGCGAGGACTGGGACGCGGTGAGCGCCGACCCCGAGGAGTACCTCGGGTTCCACCCGGTCGACGTCGGCGAGGAGGTGACGGACGCGGCCGCCGAGGCCGTTCGGATCTCCGCGGAGTTCGAGGCGTTCTGCGACCCCGAGACGACGCCCGTCGTCAAGGACGTCTGGCTGTGGGAGCACTACAAGCGCGAGTACTACTACGAAGAGGACGGGTCGCGGCCGCGCGACGCCGAGGGCGAGATCGAGCGCTTCGACCCCGCCGAGGCGCTGGGTTTCGATCCCGACGCGATCGAAAACGCGCTCGCCCGCGGCGGGCAGCGCGCCGAGGAACTCGACGAGATCGTCGACGAGCGGACGGTCGACGTCGACCCCGAGTTCGACGAGGACGCCTTCTTCAGCGACGAGCGCGGGGCGACCACGGTCGTCAACCGCTACGACCTCGAGAAGGCGGTCCCGATGGAGAAGAAGACCCACTTCCGGGAGGTCGAGCGCTACTGGGTCAACGAACCGCACTCGTTCGTGATCATCTTCCACTCGACGAAGGAGAACGAGAAGAAGTACTACGTGATCGAACCGCATCAGAACCGGATCGAGGCGGACCTCGCGGAGTTCCTGACCGGAAAGCTCCGGACGGCGATCAAGTACGACGACGAGACTATCGTCGGCGACGCCCCCGACACGCGCCGCCGGGTCATCGAACAGCAGTCGCTGGAGTTGCTCGAACGATACAACCTCTATCGGGTCCCCGAGCACCCGCGAGAGGCCGGACTCTCGGTCCTCGCGACGCGGAACGGCGACGCCGCGAGCGAAGACGGGTTCCTCTCGCAGTTCGATCTGGACTTGGACTTCGGCGGCGGGAGCGACGGCGACGGGGGATCACCGACGGCCGGGGCGTCGTCGAAGCGCTCGCTGGCGACTGCGGCCCGATCGCTGGGACTGAAGGAGGGCTCCCTCGGCGGCCGCCTCGACGGCCTGTTCGCCTCGTCGGAACCGACGGAGCCGGACCCCTCTCTCGACGGCATCGCCGCGCGACCGGAGTCGGCGGTGCTGGCGGAGGACCCGACGGAACTGAACGACTACCAGGTCGAGAAACTGCTGTACGTCCTCCGCCGGGACTTCATCGGCTACGAGCGGATCGACGGAATCAAACACGACGTGAACGTCGAGGACATCTCCTGCGACGGCTACAACTCGCCGGTGTTCGTCTACCACTCCGACTACGAGCAGATCATCTCCAACGTCTACCACGGCGAGGAGGAACTCGACGACTTCGTCGTCAAACTCGCCCAGCGGTCGGGCAAGGGCATCTCGAAGCGCCGCCCGCAGGTCGACGCGACCCTCCCGGACGGGTCGCGGGCGCAGTTGACCCTCGGCCGGGAGGTCTCAGACCACGGGACGAACTACACGATCCGGCAGTTCAAGGACGTCCCCTTCACCCCGATCGACCTCGTGAACTGGAAGACGTTCTCCCTAGAGGAGATGGCCTTCCTGTGGCTCTGCATCGAGAACGACAAGAGCCTCATCTTCGCCGGCGGCACGGCGTCGGGAAAGACGACCTCGCTGAACGCGGTGTCGCTCTTCATCCCCTCGAATTCGAAGATCGTCTCGATCGAGGACACCCGCGAGGTGGAGCTGCCCCAGCGCAACTGGGTCGCCTCCGTCACCCGACCGTCGTTCAGCGACGACGACCGCGGCGACGTCGACGAGTTCGACCTGCTCGAAGCGGCGCTCAGACAGCGCCCCGACTACATCGTGATGGGCGAGATCCGCGGCGAGGAGGGCCGCACCCTCTTTCAGGTGATGTCGACGGGGCACACCACGTACACGACGTTCCACGCCGACAGCGTCGGCGAGGTGCTCAAGCGCTTCACGACTGACCCCATCAACGTCTCGAAGACGATGTTCACCGCCTTGGATCTCGTCTCGGTGCAGACCTCCACGCGGGTGCAGGGCAACAAGGTCCGGCGGAACAAGTCCCTGACCGAGATCAACCACTACGACGCCGAGAACGACGAGATCAACGTTCAGGACGTCTACCAGTGGCAGGCCGAGGGCGACGAGTTCCTGAAGATGGGCTCGTCGAACACCCTCGAGGACGTCCGGTTCGACCGCGGGTGGTCCAGAGAGCAACTCGACGAGGAACTGTTCAAACGGCGCGTCGTGCTCGCGTACCTGATCGACCGCGGGCTCAACACCTACTCGCAGGTCGCGGCGACGCTGCAGGCGTTCATCAACGACCAGGAGACGATCCTCGCGCTGATGGCCCGCGACGACCTCGAACGCAGCCTCGAGGACCTCCGGGAGATGGAGTCCGTCCAGATCAACGTCGACCCCGAGAAGGAGGAGATGGTCCCGCGTCCCAGCGCCGGCGAGGAGGTCCGCGACCTCTGCGCGGAGATCCTCGACCGCGCCGAGGAGGAGTTGTGGCCGGAGTACCGCGACCTCGAGGACGTCGACGTCGCGGACGCCCTCCTCGACGTCGAATCCGCGCCGGACGTCACCGCCGCCGGCGGCGAGCACCCCGAACTCGACGCCCTCGAAGAACGGACGGAGGCCCCGGAACTCGGAGACGGGTCGGAGACGCCATCGCTCGGTGACGGCACAGAGACACCGGCGCTCGACGAGGACACCGACACGCCAGCGCTCGGTGGCGAGTCGGAACGGCGAGACGCGTCGTCCGGGACTGACACCGGAACCGACGATGGCCTCGACGACGTCGCCGAGGGCTCCGAGGAGGAACTCGGAATCGAGGACCTGCTCGCGGAGCCGATGGACGACGAACCGGCGGATGACGAATCGATGGACGACGAATCGGCGGACGATGAACCGGCGGACGATGAACCGGCGGACGATGAACCGGCGGACGACGAGTCGTCCGACGACGACGGCCTAGCAGGCGAGGCTGAACCGTCGGGAGGCGGCGACCCGACGGCGGGAGAGAGCGGTGATCCCGCCGGCGACGCCGTCGCGAACGGGGGCGACCCGGAGACCGCCGCCGACGCGGAACACGAGGGGGGCGGAGCGGACGCGTTCGAGAGCGACGTAGGCGACTCCGAGAGCGACGACGCGGCCGCGAGCGACGCCGATCCCCCGTTCGAGAGCGGAGAGGAAGGCCGAGGCTTCGGTAGCGAGGGCGTCGGTTCGCCGGTGGACGGCGTCGACGAGGACGGACCCGATGAGGGGGTCGAACCGTCCGAGGGCGTCGACTTCACCGACGAGTCTGACCCCTCGGACGCCGAGGCCGCAGACGATACAGACGCCGACGAGGCCTGGGACTTCGGCGACGTCGAGGGGATCGACGACGATGAGGACGTCGAGGAGGACGAGAGCGACGGTTCCGATCGACCGACGGGGACGGAGCGATGA